The proteins below are encoded in one region of Oncorhynchus mykiss isolate Arlee unplaced genomic scaffold, USDA_OmykA_1.1 un_scaffold_270, whole genome shotgun sequence:
- the LOC110517297 gene encoding phosphoribosyl pyrophosphate synthase-associated protein 2-like isoform X2, which translates to MELANRIAERLGVELGKTEVYQDSNGETRIQIQESVRGKDVYIIQTISPDVNRCLMELCVMAYGCVTACARSVCGVLPYLPYSKQCKMRKRGSIVCKLIASLMCRAGLTHLITVDLHQKEIQGFFNIPVDNLRASPFLLQYIQEEIPDYHNAVIVAKSPSSAKRAQSLAERLRVSIAVIHGDAETDLLDGRHSPPTVRTTGGLPELPFCIPKEKHPITVVGDVAGRIAIIVDDIIDDAVGFVAAAEMLRERGAGPIIAMATHAILSADAPRILQESAISQVVVTNTIPHSSQKLQCCKIKTVDVSLILSEAVRRIHCGESMSCLFHNIGADD; encoded by the exons ATGGAGCTGGCCAATAGGATCGCAGA gagACTGGGAGTAGAGCTGGGCAAGACTGAAGTCTACCAGGATTCTAATggag AAACGCGTATCCAGATCCAGGAGTCGGTCAGAGGGAAAGACGTCTACATCATCCAGACCATCTCACC ggatgTGAACCGGTGCCTGATGGAGCTGTGTGTGATGGCGTATGGGTGTGTGACGGCGTGTGCGAGGAGTGTGTGTGGCGTGCTGCCgtacctaccctacagtaaacaGTGTAAGATGAGGAAACGGGGATCCATCGTCTGTAAGCTGATCGCCTCTCTGATGTGCAGGGCAG gtctgacCCATCTCATCACTGTGGATCTTCATCAGAAGGAGATTCAGGGCTTCTTCAACATCCCAGTAGACAACCTGAGAGCTTCTCCCTTCCTACTGCagtacatacaggaggag attccagaCTACCATAATGCCGTTATCGTGGCCAAATCACCGTCCTCCGCTAAGAG GGCCCAGTCCCTCGCCGAGAGGTTGCGTGTGTCTATTGCTGTGATCCACGGAGATGCAGAGACGGACCTGCTGGACGGACGGCACTCTCCTCCGACAGTCAGAACCACCGGAGGTCTACCTGAACTACCCT tctgtatcCCTAAGGAGAAGCATCCTATCACAGTCGTAGGAGATGTGGCCGGACGCATCGCCATCATCGTG gatgaCATCATCGATGATGCGGTGGGTTTTGTGGCGGCAGCGGAGATGCTAAGGGAGAGGGGGGCGGGGCCGATCATCGCCATGGCAACACACGCCATCCTGTCTGCGGACGCTCCCAGAATCCTCCAGGAGTCAGCCATTAGTCAG GTGGTGGTAACCAACACGATTCCCCACTCGTCCCAGAAGCTCCAGTGTTGTAAGATAAAGACGGTTGATGTTTCTCTGATCCTGTCTGAAGCTGTACGGAGGATCCACTGTGGAGAGTCAATGTCTTGTCTGTTCCACAACATAGGAGCTGACGACTAA
- the LOC110517297 gene encoding phosphoribosyl pyrophosphate synthase-associated protein 2-like isoform X1, protein MTWRTGTYSRKLLDTEEGLTEVWQPRQGLATPPEGGAKTNVDKLKDRLVLFSANSSPSCMELANRIAERLGVELGKTEVYQDSNGETRIQIQESVRGKDVYIIQTISPDVNRCLMELCVMAYGCVTACARSVCGVLPYLPYSKQCKMRKRGSIVCKLIASLMCRAGLTHLITVDLHQKEIQGFFNIPVDNLRASPFLLQYIQEEIPDYHNAVIVAKSPSSAKRAQSLAERLRVSIAVIHGDAETDLLDGRHSPPTVRTTGGLPELPFCIPKEKHPITVVGDVAGRIAIIVDDIIDDAVGFVAAAEMLRERGAGPIIAMATHAILSADAPRILQESAISQVVVTNTIPHSSQKLQCCKIKTVDVSLILSEAVRRIHCGESMSCLFHNIGADD, encoded by the exons ATGACTTGGAGGACAGGTACCTACAGTAGGAAGCTACTGGACACAGAG GAAGGTCTCACTGAAGTGTGGCAGCCCAGACAGGGGTTGGCCACGCCCCCAGAGGGAGGGGCTAAGACCAATGTAGACAAACTAAAGGACCGATTGGTCCTGTTCTCCGCTAACTCCTCACCCTCTTGTATGGAGCTGGCCAATAGGATCGCAGA gagACTGGGAGTAGAGCTGGGCAAGACTGAAGTCTACCAGGATTCTAATggag AAACGCGTATCCAGATCCAGGAGTCGGTCAGAGGGAAAGACGTCTACATCATCCAGACCATCTCACC ggatgTGAACCGGTGCCTGATGGAGCTGTGTGTGATGGCGTATGGGTGTGTGACGGCGTGTGCGAGGAGTGTGTGTGGCGTGCTGCCgtacctaccctacagtaaacaGTGTAAGATGAGGAAACGGGGATCCATCGTCTGTAAGCTGATCGCCTCTCTGATGTGCAGGGCAG gtctgacCCATCTCATCACTGTGGATCTTCATCAGAAGGAGATTCAGGGCTTCTTCAACATCCCAGTAGACAACCTGAGAGCTTCTCCCTTCCTACTGCagtacatacaggaggag attccagaCTACCATAATGCCGTTATCGTGGCCAAATCACCGTCCTCCGCTAAGAG GGCCCAGTCCCTCGCCGAGAGGTTGCGTGTGTCTATTGCTGTGATCCACGGAGATGCAGAGACGGACCTGCTGGACGGACGGCACTCTCCTCCGACAGTCAGAACCACCGGAGGTCTACCTGAACTACCCT tctgtatcCCTAAGGAGAAGCATCCTATCACAGTCGTAGGAGATGTGGCCGGACGCATCGCCATCATCGTG gatgaCATCATCGATGATGCGGTGGGTTTTGTGGCGGCAGCGGAGATGCTAAGGGAGAGGGGGGCGGGGCCGATCATCGCCATGGCAACACACGCCATCCTGTCTGCGGACGCTCCCAGAATCCTCCAGGAGTCAGCCATTAGTCAG GTGGTGGTAACCAACACGATTCCCCACTCGTCCCAGAAGCTCCAGTGTTGTAAGATAAAGACGGTTGATGTTTCTCTGATCCTGTCTGAAGCTGTACGGAGGATCCACTGTGGAGAGTCAATGTCTTGTCTGTTCCACAACATAGGAGCTGACGACTAA